TATAAGGCGGCTTGCTCCCTATGCCTGAAGATTCCACTCTCAGATTGTAATCATCCGGAACAACCGTAATAAGTGCTCCGTAATCCGCTCCTCCCACAGCATGAGCAAGGGTATCCGTCGTTTTCTGATCTCTCGTATCGGTTCTAACTATGGCTACAAGTGAATTACCGACTGGTCTTTCTATATCTATATCGCCCTTCCAATGCAAAAAACTAAAACCCGACGTTATATCACCCGCTGAAGAATATCCGAAACTCTGTTCTATAAAATCCTCACCGTATTTATATTTTTTTACTATGCTCCCGTTTTTATCCTTGAGCTCCATTACTGCCATCCCGTTGTATGTCCTCGTATTCTCGTAATGTTCTCTCAAATATTCTCCGCTATCGCCCGCCGGCTTCAAACCTATTTTTTTAAACTTGTCCTCTATATATTTTACAGCCATAACATTCCCGCTTGTACCATATCTTCTCCCGTTGTATTTTGAAGACGATAATTCCATCGCGGTTTCATAAACATTGTCGGAGCTGAATCCATCAATTTTTATACTGCCTCTATTATATAAAAATAGTACAGGCAGTATACATACAATCAAAGCTATGATAATATATTTATAATACTTTTTGTATTTACTCAAACACATCACCTCGCTAAAGCTATTATACACCATTTTTTACAAAGATTGCACTTTAGTTTATACGGGGTATATGATGGGTGTATATTTTATCCCTGAAGAATTTATATAAAAAATGTTATAATTTTACTGCTCTTCAAATAAAAAAAGTCCTTAAGTCAAAATAAATGCAAATCTTTAATTTATTAAGCCAAATGCGGAAATTGGAGATGATCTGTTGTATAAAAAGAATATTTATCCTGGAGTACGCCAGTCCATATCTTTGGTTGTAATATGCCTTTTACTGCAGGTTGTTGCAGGCGGAGTCATAGGAATTTTTTTGCAGTTTTCATCGGCGCCTTCGCGGAACATAAGCCCTTTGGTTTTTATTTCTTCAACTGCATGCACTTTATTTACCGCAGCCTTTGGAATATACAGAAGCAAAGTGAGCATAAAAAGATATTTTTCACTTAAGTCTCAGAATAGATTTACCATCCTGCTTTGCATCGCTTTTTTTCTTGGAACCTATTTTTTAGTTTTTATATTAAGCGGCTTTATGCAGAGTTTATTTCATTTCAACGATAATTTGGGCGAAATATACATCTCCGGATTCGGCGACTGCCTTTCAATACTGGCTATTGTTGTAATCGCCCCCATTTTTGAGGAAACGCTATTCAGAGGAGTAATATTAAGGGGATTGCTGAAAAACTATGGCGTTTTAAAGGCTCTGATCGTCACGTCGGTTCTGTTCGGCATTCTTCATTTTAATATCGCTCAGCTAATAACGGCGTCGATTCTCGGCTTAATGCTCGGGTTTATATTCATAAAGACTGGCTCATTGATATTATGCATATTATTTCATGCCTTGAACAACGGCCTTTCGATCATTATATATGAACTTTCATCAAAATATAAAAGCATGTTCTCAAGCGCCTATATTATTATCATACCTGTTTTATTGATCGCTGCTGGAACGGTTTCTTTATATTTCCTGATAAGAAAACCCGATAATATTTCAGATATAATTGAAGAGCGGAATGCATTTTTATCCTATGAGGAAAGCATGAACATAGAGTATGCGGATATGCCGGCTATTTTGTACAGGCATTCGGGCATGGGTATATCCTCATTTGCCATCTTCCTTGTTTCAGGATTGATAGATATGTCTTGCATTGCATATTTAACAGTTCCATCATTTAACGCAATACAAGCACCAAATATGAATACTACAATGTTCATCGCCAATTCATTCATACTCACAAGATTTTTGAACTTAATCGGGCTAGGCCTTGGGATCGCAAGTTTGATTCAAAAGTACCGCAAAAAGACTTTCCCGATACTCGGAACCGTATTGAACTCCTTCGCCATATTATTTTCCATAACTTTACTTTTAACCGGTATTATCGC
This window of the Clostridiales bacterium genome carries:
- a CDS encoding type II CAAX endopeptidase family protein; this encodes MYKKNIYPGVRQSISLVVICLLLQVVAGGVIGIFLQFSSAPSRNISPLVFISSTACTLFTAAFGIYRSKVSIKRYFSLKSQNRFTILLCIAFFLGTYFLVFILSGFMQSLFHFNDNLGEIYISGFGDCLSILAIVVIAPIFEETLFRGVILRGLLKNYGVLKALIVTSVLFGILHFNIAQLITASILGLMLGFIFIKTGSLILCILFHALNNGLSIIIYELSSKYKSMFSSAYIIIIPVLLIAAGTVSLYFLIRKPDNISDIIEERNAFLSYEESMNIEYADMPAILYRHSGMGISSFAIFLVSGLIDMSCIAYLTVPSFNAIQAPNMNTTMFIANSFILTRFLNLIGLGLGIASLIQKYRKKTFPILGTVLNSFAILFSITLLLTGIIAKIRTYQCL